One stretch of Halalkalicoccus tibetensis DNA includes these proteins:
- a CDS encoding glycerol dehydratase reactivase beta/small subunit family protein — MTDQQAKPVASDGVPQIVIRYVENEHSLVEYIEYGIEEEGVPWRKQPLEDDADQPKNSATELAYQAASDSGLKIGIGVSRDKTLTLHHARLPIDKPVLSVIDPTNSQARTTGTNAARLAKRMPLRVID; from the coding sequence ATGACCGATCAGCAAGCCAAACCGGTAGCGAGTGATGGAGTCCCCCAAATCGTTATTCGATACGTTGAAAACGAACATTCTCTGGTCGAATATATTGAGTACGGTATTGAGGAGGAAGGTGTCCCATGGCGCAAGCAACCCCTTGAAGACGATGCAGATCAACCGAAAAACTCGGCTACGGAGCTCGCTTATCAAGCTGCTTCAGATTCAGGACTGAAAATCGGAATCGGGGTTTCGAGGGACAAGACACTTACACTGCATCATGCACGCCTCCCTATCGATAAACCTGTGTTAAGTGTGATAGACCCTACAAACTCGCAAGCAAGAACTACTGGGACGAATGCCGCTCGATTAGCGAAGCGAATGCCATTACGGGTTATTGACTAA
- a CDS encoding heme-binding protein — translation MDEITLEDAKKMIAEAEEKAEEVGVPMCIAVTDAGANLLAFHRMETALLASITISQNKAYSSVAMKMPTDEIGEAAQPGEALYGIGNTNDGRIITFGGGFPIESNEEIIGAIGVSGGSPEEDMTVAQAGLEPIQ, via the coding sequence ATGGATGAAATAACATTAGAGGACGCAAAGAAAATGATCGCAGAGGCAGAAGAGAAAGCAGAGGAGGTTGGAGTTCCAATGTGCATTGCGGTTACCGATGCGGGGGCGAATCTCCTTGCCTTTCATCGCATGGAAACCGCCTTACTTGCGAGTATTACAATATCGCAGAACAAGGCATACAGTTCGGTAGCGATGAAAATGCCAACAGATGAGATCGGGGAAGCTGCCCAGCCCGGTGAAGCACTATATGGCATAGGGAACACAAACGATGGACGTATTATCACGTTTGGTGGTGGTTTTCCGATTGAATCCAACGAAGAGATAATAGGTGCTATCGGTGTTAGCGGTGGGTCTCCTGAAGAAGATATGACTGTCGCTCAGGCTGGACTTGAGCCAATTCAGTGA
- a CDS encoding MFS transporter, with protein sequence MDDNDRSIIGFVMIGHMMVHTYELSIPILMTIWLLEFGTSTAVLGIAVAVGYGLFGIGALPGGLLVDRFGSRTLISACLAGMGLSFLVLSIAPNVGSITIALAFWGIAASVYHPAGLTLISNGVTKRGRGFAYHGMAGNVGIAGGPLLTALCLLVFDWRIATAILALPALIGAVAGLAINFDATAGVELTSNTHERQGPSSISEFIEETQRLFTFGFLLIFLIVALNGLYYRGVLTFLPNLLSDFLTTTIGDVRLGVFAPGSPLADEFDLAQYLYAGLLTVGIGGQYLGGRLTDMIEPDQGLSIMLPVLAGIALLFVPAARSGLWGLLIVSFVLGFALFAMQPLTQATIAKYSRPESRGLSFGYTYLAIFGIGALGAAIVGTVLTYTSVSTMFLVLAGFAATGSGLAIWLLRIVESA encoded by the coding sequence GTGGACGACAACGATCGCTCCATCATTGGCTTCGTCATGATCGGCCACATGATGGTCCATACCTACGAGTTGTCGATTCCAATTCTCATGACGATCTGGCTGCTTGAGTTTGGTACCTCCACAGCAGTCTTAGGCATCGCGGTTGCTGTCGGCTACGGGCTCTTCGGCATCGGTGCACTCCCCGGAGGTCTCCTCGTTGATCGATTTGGCTCACGGACGCTGATTAGTGCCTGTCTTGCAGGTATGGGACTCTCGTTTCTGGTTCTGAGCATCGCACCAAACGTTGGCAGCATCACGATCGCATTAGCATTCTGGGGCATCGCAGCGAGCGTCTACCACCCAGCAGGACTGACACTCATTAGTAACGGCGTCACAAAACGTGGCCGAGGATTTGCCTATCATGGTATGGCTGGCAACGTTGGGATCGCTGGCGGACCGCTTCTGACTGCCCTTTGTCTGCTTGTGTTCGATTGGCGAATCGCAACGGCCATCCTTGCGCTTCCAGCACTGATTGGCGCCGTCGCTGGGCTGGCTATCAACTTCGACGCGACTGCTGGGGTCGAACTCACCAGCAATACACACGAGCGACAGGGTCCGTCATCGATCAGTGAGTTCATCGAAGAAACACAGCGTCTGTTCACGTTTGGCTTTCTCCTCATTTTTCTCATCGTGGCACTCAACGGACTGTATTACCGCGGGGTTCTCACGTTCTTACCGAATCTTCTCAGTGATTTTCTGACAACAACGATCGGCGATGTTCGACTCGGTGTGTTTGCTCCGGGTAGTCCACTTGCAGACGAGTTTGATCTCGCCCAATACCTCTACGCCGGACTGCTAACCGTCGGTATCGGTGGACAGTATTTAGGTGGTCGTCTCACGGACATGATCGAGCCTGATCAGGGGCTATCGATCATGCTTCCTGTGTTAGCTGGAATAGCGCTCCTATTTGTCCCAGCCGCCCGAAGCGGTCTCTGGGGATTACTGATCGTCAGTTTCGTACTCGGCTTTGCCCTGTTTGCGATGCAGCCACTCACACAGGCGACAATCGCGAAATACTCGCGACCAGAATCACGGGGACTCTCGTTCGGGTATACCTATCTCGCTATTTTTGGAATCGGAGCTCTTGGAGCGGCGATCGTCGGCACAGTGCTCACCTATACCTCTGTATCGACGATGTTTCTCGTACTCGCAGGGTTTGCAGCGACCGGCAGTGGGCTTGCGATTTGGCTCCTACGGATTGTCGAGTCCGCCTAG
- a CDS encoding M28 family metallopeptidase, producing MIGSDVLAESLDLDNVRAVINTDGAASARDMVANTQSSEALGEVVNRVEETGGESITVEPTVSPYSDHWRFLERNIPTVQLGSESDDRGRGWGHTEADTRDKVDPEHITAHARLTALMVLELTRTDPPRISDNQLCAELDEANLEPGMRATGIWPEVCE from the coding sequence TTGATTGGCAGCGACGTGCTCGCTGAATCGCTTGATCTGGACAATGTTCGAGCTGTTATCAACACTGATGGTGCCGCGAGTGCACGGGATATGGTGGCAAACACCCAGAGCTCGGAAGCATTGGGTGAAGTGGTGAACCGCGTCGAAGAGACTGGAGGCGAATCGATCACCGTCGAGCCAACTGTCAGCCCGTATAGCGATCATTGGCGCTTCTTGGAGCGAAATATTCCGACAGTCCAGTTAGGGAGCGAAAGTGATGATCGGGGACGAGGATGGGGCCATACCGAAGCGGATACGCGGGATAAAGTCGATCCGGAACATATCACTGCCCACGCGCGGTTAACCGCTCTAATGGTTCTAGAACTCACCCGTACGGACCCACCGCGGATTAGTGATAATCAACTCTGTGCTGAACTCGATGAAGCGAATCTTGAGCCAGGAATGCGAGCAACAGGCATCTGGCCCGAGGTATGTGAGTAA
- a CDS encoding N-acetyltransferase family protein has translation MGSTIRVATVEDAPAIRAIYAPFVESTPISFEVEPPTTQEMRARIKRTLDQYPWLVCETADNEVIGYAAASELRATPPYIWTVELSAYVRPDAQQAGVGTALYTSLLETLEEQGYYNVYAVVTLPNPASIRLHKQMGFDPVGTFPTVGYKQGEWHDIQWWYRQLTDPPSDPDPPQPLSSLRETSELRQALKTGQTYLDA, from the coding sequence ATGGGTAGCACGATCAGGGTAGCTACGGTGGAAGATGCGCCGGCAATCCGTGCAATCTACGCTCCGTTTGTGGAATCGACCCCGATATCGTTCGAAGTCGAGCCGCCGACGACTCAAGAGATGCGAGCGCGGATCAAGAGAACGCTCGATCAGTATCCGTGGCTTGTCTGCGAAACGGCTGACAACGAAGTTATCGGCTATGCAGCCGCAAGCGAGTTGCGAGCGACGCCGCCGTACATCTGGACGGTCGAGCTTTCAGCCTACGTTCGTCCGGATGCCCAGCAAGCAGGCGTCGGCACGGCACTCTATACGTCACTCCTGGAGACACTGGAAGAGCAGGGGTACTACAACGTCTATGCAGTGGTGACGCTCCCAAATCCTGCAAGCATCAGACTACACAAACAGATGGGGTTCGACCCTGTCGGGACATTTCCTACTGTAGGCTACAAACAGGGTGAGTGGCACGACATCCAGTGGTGGTACCGACAGCTCACAGACCCTCCCTCTGATCCTGACCCACCCCAGCCACTGTCCTCGCTTCGGGAGACATCTGAACTACGGCAGGCCCTCAAAACGGGCCAAACTTACCTTGACGCCTGA